A single window of Bombus affinis isolate iyBomAffi1 chromosome 15, iyBomAffi1.2, whole genome shotgun sequence DNA harbors:
- the LOC126924709 gene encoding Golgi SNAP receptor complex member 1 isoform X2 codes for MANALDAVDWEDLRRQARHLENEIDAKLVAFSKLGVNSGSKLVNADEEPLLDEEHVFDNMASEIEALLAKLFSINERMSKLQPNGAAMLHTMQRHKDILKDYKLEFNKIRNNFDARRDREDLLGSVRKEIDVTGLNRREMYMKENQHIHNSDHLLNDQISIAMETRDHLMTQRQTFKRIQTRLNDISNRFPAVNSLVQRINLRKRRDSLIVGLIIGFCTFLMLLYAFH; via the exons ATGGCTAACGCATTAGATGCTGTCGATTGGGAAG ATCTTAGAAGGCAAGCAAGACACCTGGAAAATGAGATTGATGCAAAACTGGTAGCATTCAGTAAGCTTGGTGTCAATAGTGGATCCAAGCTTGTCAATGCAGACGAAGAACCTCTTTTAGATGAAGAACATGTCTTTGATAATATGGCCTCTGAAATAGAAGCATTGTTGGCTAAG TTGTTTTCTATAAATGAAAGAATGAGCAAATTACAACCAAACGGTGCTGCAATGTTGCATACAATGCAACGTCACAAAGACATATTGAAAGATTATAAATTGGAATTCAACaaaattagaaataattttgatgCAAGAAGAGATAGAGAAGATTTACTAGGTAGTGTCCGTAAAGAAATCGA TGTAACTGGACTGAATCGTCGGGAAATGTATATGAAAGAAAATCAACACATTCACAA TTCGGATCATTTGCTTAATGATCAAATAAGTATAGCAATGGAAACGCGAGATCATCTGATGACTCAAAGGCAAACATTCAAACGTATACAGACCAGGCTAAATGACATTTCAAATCGATTTCCAGCAGTAAATAGTCTAGTGCAAAGGATAAATTTACGTAAAAGACGCGATTCGCTTATAGTCGGCCTTATTATCGGATTTTGCACGTTTCTCATGCTGCTCTATGCTTTTCACTAA
- the LOC126924709 gene encoding Golgi SNAP receptor complex member 1 isoform X1, whose amino-acid sequence MANALDAVDWEDLRRQARHLENEIDAKLVAFSKLGVNSGSKLVNADEEPLLDEEHVFDNMASEIEALLAKLFSINERMSKLQPNGAAMLHTMQRHKDILKDYKLEFNKIRNNFDARRDREDLLGSVRKEIDNYKSVTGLNRREMYMKENQHIHNSDHLLNDQISIAMETRDHLMTQRQTFKRIQTRLNDISNRFPAVNSLVQRINLRKRRDSLIVGLIIGFCTFLMLLYAFH is encoded by the exons ATGGCTAACGCATTAGATGCTGTCGATTGGGAAG ATCTTAGAAGGCAAGCAAGACACCTGGAAAATGAGATTGATGCAAAACTGGTAGCATTCAGTAAGCTTGGTGTCAATAGTGGATCCAAGCTTGTCAATGCAGACGAAGAACCTCTTTTAGATGAAGAACATGTCTTTGATAATATGGCCTCTGAAATAGAAGCATTGTTGGCTAAG TTGTTTTCTATAAATGAAAGAATGAGCAAATTACAACCAAACGGTGCTGCAATGTTGCATACAATGCAACGTCACAAAGACATATTGAAAGATTATAAATTGGAATTCAACaaaattagaaataattttgatgCAAGAAGAGATAGAGAAGATTTACTAGGTAGTGTCCGTAAAGAAATCGA TAACTATAAAAGTGTAACTGGACTGAATCGTCGGGAAATGTATATGAAAGAAAATCAACACATTCACAA TTCGGATCATTTGCTTAATGATCAAATAAGTATAGCAATGGAAACGCGAGATCATCTGATGACTCAAAGGCAAACATTCAAACGTATACAGACCAGGCTAAATGACATTTCAAATCGATTTCCAGCAGTAAATAGTCTAGTGCAAAGGATAAATTTACGTAAAAGACGCGATTCGCTTATAGTCGGCCTTATTATCGGATTTTGCACGTTTCTCATGCTGCTCTATGCTTTTCACTAA